A region from the Wansuia hejianensis genome encodes:
- a CDS encoding GlcG/HbpS family heme-binding protein, with protein sequence MNEQEIVKSVLNRIKGAGSISLDTAKKLMDKIEDYARTKGLNCVIAVYDPHGNPVAVHVMEDAFLASYAVATQKAYTAVALKMSTKELNGLVQPGGQFYGLESLKGGDLVAFGGGVPLKYGGRIVGGLGISGGTADEDHDVAEYGLKAFAELM encoded by the coding sequence ATGAACGAACAGGAAATTGTAAAAAGTGTTTTGAACCGGATTAAGGGAGCCGGGAGCATTTCCCTGGACACGGCGAAGAAACTGATGGATAAAATTGAAGACTATGCCAGAACCAAGGGATTGAACTGTGTGATTGCTGTCTATGATCCCCATGGGAATCCTGTGGCGGTGCATGTGATGGAAGACGCCTTTCTGGCCAGCTATGCGGTAGCCACTCAGAAGGCTTATACCGCAGTTGCCCTGAAGATGTCAACGAAAGAGCTGAACGGCCTTGTGCAGCCGGGCGGTCAGTTTTATGGCCTGGAGAGCCTGAAGGGCGGCGATCTGGTGGCCTTTGGAGGCGGGGTGCCACTGAAATATGGCGGAAGAATTGTAGGCGGACTGGGAATCAGCGGCGGAACCGCCGATGAAGATCATGACGTGGCTGAATATGGGCTGAAAGCTTTCGCTGAATTAATGTGA
- a CDS encoding type IV pilus twitching motility protein PilT produces the protein MMDFERILYMGRELEASDIHMTAGQPLLIRQQGRLCEAPLQPSQEETEEMLYELLNEEQKEQLRRGSDVDFAFQTEDGNRHRINIFREQDHIAAAVRLLNSHIPTLAELHLPEKLYELASEPRGLILVTGPTGSGKSTTLAAMIDYINQREAVHILTIEDPVEYVYTRKRALIHQREAGRDTTDFASALRSALREDPDIILVGEMRDYETIQAALTAAETGHLVLSTLHTTGAAQTIDRIIDACPVGSKDQVRIQLSGVLKGVITQCLMPVAGSSGRIAATEILVGNDAVANLIREGKTHQIGNVMQSGGGLGMHTLNADLARLEAQGFITKETAFQYTNDRKELEQYF, from the coding sequence ATGATGGATTTTGAACGCATATTATATATGGGGCGTGAGCTGGAGGCATCGGATATTCATATGACGGCCGGCCAGCCGCTTCTGATCAGACAGCAGGGACGGCTCTGCGAAGCACCTCTGCAGCCTTCTCAGGAGGAAACAGAGGAGATGCTCTACGAGCTGTTAAATGAGGAGCAGAAGGAACAGCTCCGCCGGGGTTCAGATGTGGACTTTGCCTTCCAGACAGAGGACGGCAACAGACACAGGATTAACATCTTCCGTGAGCAGGATCACATTGCAGCGGCTGTCCGTCTGCTGAACAGCCATATTCCCACCCTTGCGGAACTGCACCTGCCGGAAAAACTCTATGAACTGGCATCAGAGCCGAGAGGGCTAATTTTGGTGACAGGGCCAACCGGAAGCGGAAAATCAACGACGCTGGCCGCCATGATTGATTATATCAACCAAAGGGAAGCCGTCCATATCCTGACGATTGAAGATCCCGTTGAGTATGTCTATACCAGGAAGCGGGCGCTGATTCACCAGAGAGAGGCCGGAAGGGACACGACAGATTTTGCCTCTGCACTCCGCAGCGCTCTGAGGGAGGATCCGGACATTATCCTGGTGGGTGAGATGAGAGATTATGAAACGATACAGGCCGCACTGACGGCTGCGGAGACCGGCCATCTCGTGCTGTCTACGCTGCATACCACGGGAGCGGCCCAGACAATTGACAGGATTATCGATGCCTGTCCAGTGGGCTCCAAGGATCAGGTGCGAATCCAGCTGTCAGGAGTGCTGAAGGGGGTAATCACACAATGCCTGATGCCTGTGGCCGGCAGCTCCGGGCGGATTGCGGCTACGGAGATACTGGTCGGGAACGACGCGGTAGCCAATCTGATCCGGGAGGGCAAGACTCATCAGATCGGCAACGTCATGCAGTCCGGCGGAGGGTTAGGCATGCATACGCTGAACGCGGATCTGGCAAGGCTGGAGGCTCAGGGATTTATCACAAAGGAAACCGCATTCCAGTACACAAATGACCGCAAAGAGCTGGAACAATATTTTTAA
- a CDS encoding GspE/PulE family protein yields MEKNIRNLRIGDVLKEYGYINEAQVEAALAYQKTHQNVRMGGALVELGYITEQQVMEALAQCLSLKLADVSGIDVEIEAVEKIPRPLAEKYEMLAVQQAENVLTVLLNDPLNFYGIEDIKQLTGMQLEIQLCESAPLKNAIRYYYAEVEARNAAKIANKSFDNQEIEELDFQEEGDDETPVINLLNRLVKRAYSTNASDIHIEPFEDQTVVRMRIDGVIVDYVTLQKSLHSSLIARIKILGDMDIAERRIPQDGHFRQKIEGEYVNIRVSMIPTVFGEKAVLRLLSGNAKIDYPSTFGMHETDFHKMQAMLNSPNGIIYFTGPTGSGKTTTLYMILEELSKRSVNISTIEDPVEKNLAKVNQMQVNNQAGLTFEAGLRALLRQDPDIIMVGETRDVETASISVRAAITGHLVFSTLHTNNAASSVIRLEDMGLEPYLIASSVVGIIAQRLVRKLCPDCEEVAETTEDEKQMLGEHVKMVHKAKGCPLCNYTGYRGRMAIHEIIQIDKQVRKMIQNGASSEEIEEYAVANQGMRTLKECSLQLVQEGITTVEELRKIAYYS; encoded by the coding sequence ATGGAGAAAAATATCAGGAATCTTCGGATCGGCGATGTATTAAAAGAATATGGGTATATCAACGAGGCACAGGTAGAGGCGGCCCTTGCTTATCAGAAGACACACCAGAATGTCCGTATGGGCGGCGCCCTGGTAGAGCTCGGATATATTACAGAGCAGCAGGTGATGGAGGCGCTGGCGCAATGCCTGAGCCTGAAGCTGGCGGATGTGTCCGGAATTGATGTGGAAATAGAGGCGGTGGAGAAGATCCCTCGTCCTCTGGCTGAAAAATATGAGATGCTGGCAGTGCAGCAGGCCGAGAATGTGCTGACAGTGCTGCTGAATGATCCGCTGAATTTTTACGGGATCGAGGATATTAAGCAGCTGACAGGCATGCAGCTGGAGATCCAGCTCTGTGAGTCGGCCCCGCTGAAAAATGCAATCCGCTATTATTATGCGGAAGTAGAGGCCAGGAATGCTGCTAAAATAGCAAACAAGAGCTTCGACAACCAGGAGATCGAGGAGCTGGATTTTCAGGAAGAGGGTGATGACGAAACGCCGGTTATAAACTTGCTGAACCGTCTGGTCAAGCGGGCCTACAGCACAAACGCGTCGGATATTCATATTGAACCCTTTGAGGATCAGACAGTGGTGCGTATGCGCATTGACGGTGTGATCGTGGATTATGTGACGCTTCAGAAAAGTCTGCATAGTTCTTTGATCGCCCGCATTAAAATCCTGGGAGATATGGACATTGCTGAGCGGAGGATTCCTCAGGACGGACACTTCCGGCAGAAGATAGAGGGTGAATATGTAAACATCCGTGTATCTATGATCCCAACGGTTTTCGGAGAAAAAGCGGTTTTGCGGCTGCTGAGCGGCAATGCGAAAATCGATTATCCGTCCACCTTCGGCATGCATGAGACGGATTTTCATAAGATGCAGGCGATGCTCAATTCCCCGAATGGGATTATCTATTTTACAGGTCCCACAGGTTCCGGCAAGACTACGACTCTCTACATGATCCTGGAGGAGCTGTCAAAGCGTTCAGTGAATATTTCCACGATCGAAGATCCCGTGGAAAAAAATCTGGCCAAGGTGAATCAGATGCAGGTTAATAATCAGGCAGGCCTGACCTTTGAAGCGGGCCTGAGAGCCCTGCTGCGCCAAGATCCGGATATTATCATGGTCGGGGAGACGCGTGACGTGGAGACGGCGTCCATCTCTGTCCGGGCAGCAATTACCGGGCACCTGGTATTTTCCACTCTTCATACGAATAATGCGGCTTCTTCGGTGATCCGTCTGGAGGATATGGGGCTGGAGCCCTATCTGATTGCCAGCTCAGTGGTTGGGATTATCGCACAGCGCCTGGTGAGAAAGCTGTGCCCGGATTGTGAAGAGGTGGCAGAGACTACAGAGGATGAGAAGCAAATGCTCGGTGAACATGTAAAAATGGTGCATAAGGCCAAGGGATGTCCGCTGTGTAATTATACCGGATACCGGGGGCGGATGGCCATACATGAAATCATTCAGATAGACAAACAGGTACGGAAAATGATACAAAACGGCGCTTCTTCAGAGGAGATTGAAGAATATGCCGTTGCGAACCAGGGGATGAGGACGCTGAAGGAATGCAGCCTGCAGCTGGTTCAGGAGGGAATCACGACAGTTGAGGAGCTGCGCAAGATCGCTTATTACTCATAA
- a CDS encoding methylglyoxal synthase: protein MSSDYITFTIGKKKNIALIAHDNEKPKLISWCQENKEILSRHNLCGTGTTARMIADQAGLRVKAYNSGPLGGDQQIGAKIVEGQIDFVVFFSDPLTAQPHDPDVKALMRIAQVYDIPMAINKATADFMLNSRLMSDTYDHEVINFQKNVQERAKSL, encoded by the coding sequence ATGTCATCTGACTACATCACTTTTACAATCGGCAAAAAGAAGAATATCGCACTGATCGCCCACGACAACGAAAAGCCAAAACTCATCAGCTGGTGTCAGGAAAATAAAGAAATTTTAAGCAGGCATAACCTCTGCGGAACGGGCACTACGGCCCGGATGATCGCCGACCAGGCCGGGCTTCGGGTGAAGGCTTACAACAGCGGCCCCCTCGGAGGCGACCAGCAGATCGGCGCTAAAATCGTGGAAGGACAGATTGATTTCGTCGTATTCTTTTCCGATCCGCTGACTGCACAGCCCCATGACCCGGACGTCAAGGCGCTGATGCGGATTGCCCAGGTATACGACATTCCCATGGCCATCAATAAGGCGACGGCGGATTTCATGCTGAATTCCAGACTGATGTCTGATACTTACGACCATGAAGTCATTAACTTCCAGAAAAATGTCCAGGAACGCGCAAAGAGTCTTTGA
- a CDS encoding type IV pilus biogenesis protein PilM, whose protein sequence is MIIIYLSNRYIRVLSGDAAGERISVHKVYHAVDTAGCILNGTVTDEEGFLEIIKGIWESNNLPRTGIGLVIDSSQFISRVVDVPLQKPAQTLEYLSREFADADRISDPLYGYFPMPGSAGHKAKMQTVYAAVVQREFIQAYLNLFGKLGITVSSVENGVGTMIRLLASLPQMKEATGIVQFVDDMILVNILLVNGKYEYSNRTRLFSDPGTPGFTEEAARAVGSIRQFASAQHITEGLESVYIAGFSREDAERYKTGSGQGGNLRIVELDGGTVMKETEAGGRFSDYALAAGGLVKTDARTNLMSQMSKGRGKQNSLSKSAKKWLLPVILGGVLAAAAAAAGIHTFFLSLKLAEVQEYNESAEVLEACERYDSLTHAIQSAGGLKQNLQELRAGILEYPLVDSTVNNVLSSCAAGLVTAEVSSYDASTGVITFNTSAANVDQIHQFATLLSQQQIFAAVDYSGYSQDSEGTWRVKVNCILAPRQGE, encoded by the coding sequence ATGATCATCATCTATTTGTCTAACCGGTACATCCGGGTCCTGTCAGGAGATGCCGCCGGAGAACGGATTTCTGTTCATAAGGTGTATCATGCTGTGGATACGGCCGGCTGCATCCTGAACGGAACGGTGACGGATGAGGAAGGGTTCCTGGAAATCATAAAGGGAATCTGGGAGAGCAATAATCTTCCGAGAACAGGGATCGGCCTGGTCATCGACAGCAGCCAGTTCATTTCCCGTGTGGTGGATGTGCCCCTTCAGAAGCCGGCGCAGACGCTGGAATATCTGAGCCGAGAATTCGCGGATGCGGACAGAATCTCAGACCCGCTTTATGGTTATTTCCCCATGCCGGGATCAGCAGGGCATAAGGCGAAGATGCAGACCGTATATGCGGCCGTCGTTCAAAGAGAGTTCATACAGGCGTACCTGAATCTGTTTGGAAAGCTGGGAATCACTGTTTCCAGTGTGGAGAACGGCGTCGGCACCATGATCCGGCTTCTGGCCAGCCTGCCTCAGATGAAAGAGGCGACGGGGATTGTCCAGTTCGTGGATGACATGATACTGGTGAATATCTTATTAGTAAATGGCAAATATGAATACTCCAACAGAACGAGGCTCTTTTCAGATCCCGGGACACCTGGTTTTACAGAAGAAGCGGCCAGAGCGGTGGGCAGCATCAGGCAGTTCGCCAGCGCCCAGCATATTACGGAGGGCCTGGAGTCTGTCTATATTGCCGGTTTCAGCCGGGAAGATGCGGAGCGTTATAAAACCGGCTCCGGCCAGGGGGGTAATTTACGGATCGTAGAACTGGATGGCGGGACGGTCATGAAGGAAACTGAAGCAGGAGGGCGTTTTTCTGATTATGCCCTGGCCGCGGGCGGTCTGGTAAAGACGGACGCCAGGACGAATCTCATGAGCCAGATGAGCAAAGGGCGCGGCAAGCAGAATTCGTTGTCAAAGAGTGCAAAAAAGTGGCTGCTGCCGGTTATCCTGGGCGGCGTGCTGGCGGCGGCGGCGGCCGCCGCAGGCATACATACCTTCTTTCTTTCCCTGAAGCTGGCTGAAGTGCAGGAATATAATGAAAGCGCAGAGGTATTGGAGGCCTGCGAGAGATATGACAGCCTGACCCATGCGATACAGTCTGCCGGAGGGCTGAAGCAAAATCTTCAAGAGCTGCGTGCAGGGATTCTGGAATATCCGCTGGTGGACAGCACAGTCAACAATGTACTGTCTTCCTGTGCGGCGGGCCTGGTTACTGCCGAGGTCAGCAGTTATGATGCGTCCACAGGGGTAATCACTTTTAATACCAGTGCTGCCAATGTTGACCAGATCCATCAGTTTGCAACCCTTCTGAGCCAGCAGCAGATCTTTGCAGCGGTGGATTACAGCGGGTACAGCCAGGATTCTGAAGGAACCTGGCGCGTGAAGGTGAACTGCATATTGGCGCCGAGACAGGGGGAATGA
- a CDS encoding GerW family sporulation protein, giving the protein MADNNNFQSTVESLFKGMDSFLTTKTVIGDAIHIGENILLPLADVSFGIAAGAFAENAKNNGGGGMGAKITPSAILVINKNGTKLVNVKNQDAITKILDMIPDIAAKFTKKDGDECSEEELEHILNQEDENQE; this is encoded by the coding sequence ATGGCAGATAACAACAATTTCCAGTCAACTGTGGAGTCGCTGTTCAAAGGAATGGACAGTTTTCTTACGACAAAGACGGTGATCGGTGATGCGATTCACATCGGTGAAAATATTTTGCTCCCGCTGGCAGACGTATCCTTCGGGATAGCGGCCGGAGCGTTTGCGGAGAATGCCAAGAACAACGGCGGAGGCGGTATGGGCGCCAAAATCACGCCGAGCGCCATTCTGGTAATCAACAAGAACGGCACCAAGCTGGTCAATGTCAAGAATCAGGATGCAATTACGAAGATTCTGGACATGATACCGGACATCGCAGCGAAATTCACAAAAAAAGACGGCGATGAGTGTTCTGAGGAGGAATTGGAGCATATATTAAACCAAGAGGATGAAAATCAGGAGTAA
- a CDS encoding type II secretion system F family protein produces the protein MPQYKYKAQTYEGEKKNGQLAAADETELQQILRGEGLFMLSASLAERKKMERPLNDKVLAEFSRQLGTLVAAGVTLVRALNIISNAESIKPREKRIYEEMLRQIRQGRALSEAMEDANGAFPPLIVYMYRSAESSGNLDHVAIKMAEHYEKGHRLNTKISTSMMYPKILAVMIVAVVLILTKFVMPQLQELFDQMPSLPLPTQILNVISNFLQEYWVLAIILILGAWVGARGLMRIRKVRIWWHKCKLHMPLVGILWKTIYTSRFAGTLSSLYSAGVPIVSALQIARKTIGNDYIDVQFDDVIPFVRAGNNLSDGLDMIDGFMKKLPDSIRVGEETGSLDSMLTSTSNAMEYDADVAITKMVGYVEPMMLIIMGAIVAFVMIAVFSALYGSYDAIAGM, from the coding sequence ATGCCACAATATAAATACAAGGCACAGACTTATGAGGGAGAGAAAAAGAACGGCCAGCTGGCTGCCGCAGATGAAACAGAGCTGCAGCAGATTTTGCGGGGTGAGGGACTGTTCATGCTCTCGGCTAGTCTGGCAGAACGTAAGAAGATGGAACGGCCCCTGAACGATAAGGTACTCGCTGAGTTTTCCAGACAGCTGGGGACGCTGGTTGCGGCCGGAGTCACGTTGGTCCGTGCTCTTAATATCATCTCTAATGCAGAGTCTATTAAGCCGAGAGAAAAAAGAATCTACGAGGAAATGCTTCGTCAGATCCGCCAGGGCCGGGCGCTGTCTGAAGCCATGGAGGACGCCAACGGGGCTTTTCCGCCTTTAATTGTCTATATGTACCGGTCTGCGGAGAGCAGCGGTAATCTGGATCACGTAGCCATCAAGATGGCTGAGCATTATGAAAAAGGCCATCGTCTGAATACGAAGATTTCCACTTCCATGATGTATCCGAAAATACTGGCGGTTATGATCGTCGCTGTCGTCCTGATTCTCACGAAATTTGTTATGCCGCAGCTGCAGGAATTATTTGATCAGATGCCAAGCCTGCCGCTTCCCACCCAGATTCTGAATGTGATCAGCAATTTTCTGCAGGAATACTGGGTATTGGCGATTATCCTGATTCTGGGCGCCTGGGTCGGGGCTCGTGGACTGATGCGGATCAGAAAGGTTCGTATCTGGTGGCATAAATGCAAGCTGCATATGCCACTGGTCGGAATCCTCTGGAAGACGATTTATACCTCGCGGTTTGCGGGGACACTCAGCTCTCTCTATTCTGCAGGCGTGCCGATTGTCTCGGCGTTACAGATCGCCCGGAAGACCATCGGGAATGATTATATCGACGTGCAGTTTGACGATGTGATTCCCTTCGTGCGGGCAGGCAATAACCTGAGCGACGGCCTGGACATGATTGATGGTTTTATGAAGAAGCTGCCGGATTCCATACGGGTCGGGGAAGAGACGGGCAGTCTGGATTCCATGCTGACGTCCACATCGAACGCGATGGAGTATGATGCAGATGTTGCCATCACCAAAATGGTCGGATATGTGGAACCGATGATGCTGATTATTATGGGAGCCATAGTCGCCTTTGTAATGATAGCGGTGTTCAGCGCGCTTTATGGCTCGTACGATGCCATTGCGGGCATGTGA
- a CDS encoding prepilin peptidase, with amino-acid sequence MLILLECLLGLLIFLAGASVFSFLNVIVYRVPRHMSFIKGFSACPSCGHRLGAADLVPVFGYLFLKGRCRYCGQKIGIRDTLTELLGGGAALLCASWFPEPAAAFTAFGFFSVLVVTALLDADTMEIPDGCWSALAALAVVSYFTMDGEPLVSRLIGMACISVPMFLMALLIDGAFGGGDIKLTAAAGLFLGWKLMLVSGAVAILLGGGYGIYLLLTGKKGRKEHFAFGPFLCMGMAVGLLWGQQLIDWYLGFL; translated from the coding sequence GTGCTGATTTTATTGGAATGTTTGTTGGGGCTTCTGATTTTCTTAGCAGGAGCCAGCGTGTTTTCATTTTTGAATGTAATCGTATACCGGGTGCCCCGGCATATGTCTTTTATAAAAGGGTTTTCGGCCTGCCCTTCCTGCGGCCACCGTTTAGGGGCGGCAGATCTGGTTCCGGTATTTGGTTACCTGTTCCTGAAGGGCAGGTGCAGATATTGCGGACAGAAAATCGGGATTCGTGATACTCTTACAGAGCTGTTGGGCGGAGGTGCGGCACTTCTCTGCGCCTCATGGTTTCCGGAGCCTGCCGCTGCGTTCACTGCTTTTGGATTTTTCAGTGTTCTTGTTGTCACAGCGCTGCTGGATGCGGACACTATGGAGATACCGGACGGCTGTTGGAGCGCGCTGGCGGCGCTGGCTGTGGTGTCTTATTTTACCATGGATGGGGAACCGCTGGTGTCCCGCCTGATTGGAATGGCCTGCATCAGTGTGCCGATGTTCCTCATGGCTTTATTGATTGATGGGGCCTTTGGGGGCGGGGATATAAAGCTGACGGCCGCCGCGGGGCTGTTTCTGGGCTGGAAACTTATGCTGGTATCAGGGGCAGTTGCCATATTGCTGGGCGGCGGATATGGGATTTATTTGCTGCTGACAGGGAAAAAGGGACGGAAAGAGCATTTCGCTTTTGGGCCGTTTTTGTGTATGGGAATGGCTGTAGGGCTTTTGTGGGGACAGCAGCTGATTGATTGGTATCTGGGATTTCTGTAA
- a CDS encoding prepilin-type N-terminal cleavage/methylation domain-containing protein yields MGGENNVLKKLREKSKSKKGFTLVELIVVIVIILILAAVMVPSLMKYIEKAKEANCKADAATIMSQLQADYADSQISQTTVDWGSGVPVAGKTVKLSSASPTKGEATFTVDTSTKNINQFIYNDGNYTATWTLDAGWVMAKVTGGSSSSSTSTP; encoded by the coding sequence ATGGGAGGAGAAAATAACGTGCTAAAGAAATTAAGAGAGAAATCAAAGAGCAAAAAGGGGTTCACACTGGTTGAACTGATCGTAGTTATTGTAATCATTCTGATACTGGCGGCAGTTATGGTGCCGAGCTTAATGAAGTACATAGAAAAGGCAAAAGAAGCAAATTGTAAGGCAGACGCAGCAACAATTATGTCACAGTTGCAGGCAGATTATGCAGACAGCCAGATCAGTCAAACAACAGTTGATTGGGGCAGTGGTGTGCCAGTTGCAGGAAAGACCGTGAAGTTATCTAGTGCATCTCCAACAAAGGGTGAAGCAACATTTACTGTAGATACTAGTACGAAGAACATAAATCAATTTATTTATAATGATGGTAATTATACAGCAACCTGGACATTGGATGCTGGTTGGGTAATGGCTAAAGTTACAGGCGGTTCAAGCAGTTCGTCGACGTCAACACCGTAA